Within the Osmerus mordax isolate fOsmMor3 chromosome 21, fOsmMor3.pri, whole genome shotgun sequence genome, the region TGAGAATTTAGTATACAAAAACATTTGAGTTCCCTATACATTTCCTAAGAAGGAACAGTGAATACATGTGTCTTCCATCACAACCCCTATTTGGATCTTTTAGATTTATATTTTATGTAAGGAATGCACCTTTGGCGTACGCCACTTAATACTTTATATGCCCTTACATCTGATAGTGACAACATCAGTACACCACCAGTATCAGGGTAAACTGACGATTAGTTAGAACTGGTAAGACCCTATCGTTTTGTTCATTCATGTGacaaaagtaaataaataaataaataaataagaaacaGAATCTTCATTCTGCCTTGGTTGATTCACCACACAGTGAATACAAAATGTATAAACTTCAAAACCAGGCTTCACCCCAGTTGAAATTAAACCCTATTTGTTGCTCACAGCTAAATACCTTCTCCGAAACTCCTGTCCAAGTTAAATGGCTTGGTTGTGCAATGCACAGTGCGCCAAACAAAAACATGCAGAGGAAATATATTTCAAATGATCATCTATAGAATTACATCTGTGGTACAGTATGTAACAATAATTTTTATACTTATTTACTCTTCTATAATTGTGAAAATCTAAACTACAGTATGTAAAAATGCATCCATATTCTACGTTTCAACATATCTTTATTGTAACATAGCCATAGTTCCACAGTTTCCAAAATAATATCTTTAACAAGCACCAATCATATATAAAACAAGCAAAAAGAAAAGCAATTTGAACATGTTTTTTGTTATGTTATATATCTATTTTGTAAAATGTTGCTAGTTACAGAAaactataaaaatacaaaaaagttaAATTGCAAATGTTCTTCTTAAATTTAGAAAAATACAATCCATTATTCCTCTAACCATAACTGTTAACTATAATTTGCATCCACACCAACCTGGACGATTAGCTTCTTGCAATGTTGTCTTCCATTTCAAATGCATGGGCACTTAAAATTCCTAtggattctgattggttgtctgTATTTTATAATTCATCAGCTggaaagaaaatattttttaaagtgATCCCAACGATATTATTCTGCGGTATAGTTATTGTTATCATTGAGGTGTGGTATTGTTTTAAATATAGAGCAATTCTTAAAAAGGCATCTTTATAGTTATAGTTATTGTTCTTGGTGTGAACGGACCATTAGCCGCTTGTGTCATAACTGTCATAGGTTTAGAGAAAGGCTTATGGTTGTGCATGACACCTGTGATGCCACTgttatgacatcatcatgtgATTCACAGGTCAATTAACGGTGTTATTCATGTTCAGTCTATGTGCCATACTTTCCATCATGCTGGTCCACATTGAGGAATCTAATTGTGATGTATTTATAGAAAGATCTCCTCTGAACCTTAGCTTATGGTGCGTAGACAACACTTCTCTTCACTTCAAGTCTTCCCTTGATTTCCAGCGGTTTGTGACCTCACAAAACCAAGAGCTAGAATTGTTctggtgtgggttagggttagggttaggttgtcATTCTAGAAAGACTTCCACCTGATAGCAGATAAGATGGTGTGAATGAAGTAGAGGAATGTGGCCACATATGAAAACACctgaaaaagacagagaaaacgGTTAACAATTATAAACCACTtggctacatttagtcatttagtagacgctcttatccagagcgacttggcTGGCGCTTATAATTAATAGTAGTAGTAATGTTTGAAAACTTCAGGACAAATTTCTGTCTCCTTTAGTAAACTTCTCTGGGCTTATTAGGGTTGACATACATTTCTGAGAACCACTTGTCACAAGTCTTTATGGGAAGCGGCTTACCACTGCAGAGATGTCAAGTTGGTAGTTTTGGAAGGGAATTTCATCTTTCATATCCAGAGTCACTTTGGCAAGTGCAACTGAAGCACTGAGGTAGAAGAAAGCAGCCAGGCCGTGGTATGCAAAGTCCTGAGCCAGACAGAACAGGAAGGATTAGGAAATGGAAAACAATCTGTGGGAATTGAACGTGCAATGAAAGTGCTTGAAACAAAAGCATGATGTTTGAAGGAATTAAGACATCACTCTGGATCTGTGGATTGTACACTTCCAGGCCAAAGTTCCAAAACATCATGCTTTGTCAATCTTGTTTTCAAGTGTATGGCCTTTGTGTATGGCCTTTGTCACATCTACAACCCTGGGGGTTGTAGATGTGACAACTGACACACTGAACAATGACCCCTGAAATTGaatttgtttttcttctgtCTCTAAAACAATGCGTTACCCCACATTATTATTGATTAATTACTGTGTTGAAGTTTAAGAAAAACGCAAGACACGGCAAAACACAAGTCTCAATATCTACAGCAGGtcaaatactgtacatattgtGAGAATCAATACTTAAGGAGACTTACCGCAGCAGCCCACTTCCCACTGTTGTGATGCCCACCGCAGGCAAATACCAAGAGCCAGATGAAGGTCATGACAAAACAGAAGACTGACACGAACATCACCCAGCCCTGGGGGTTAGCGGGCACCACTAGCGTGCATGCCACCAAGATCCATACCAGGCCTCCGAAGATCTGAAAGGCAGTGTGGCAAATAGTACAGGATGAATAAACAAGTAGATATTATTATTCATTCATGATCAATGTGGCTTGAAAATAGAAATATAATGGAATTGAACATAATCATTTTAACCACTAAAGTGTAAATTAACATGGTCTTCGTCAACTGTTTCCTTTAATAGCCCTGCTGGTATCCACACTTAATTATCAACCCAGTCAGAACTTAGATGGTTAACCATACACACTATTGCGCTAAATATTGTTGCTGCAGGATGACTCGAGTGGACTGGGGGATCCCCTCATCACGCCATTTGCAaattatatactgtattttgCATGCATCCCGTGGCACCATTACACATAGGCTATTATACaggtttttatatttaaaaatatccaaGCAAGCCAAATGCATCTACTCCCTTTTTTAAGCAAAGCACATACTAGTTCACCAGAAATCATCCGTCAGCTTCAAAGCGTATGGGTTTACGATTGAATGTCTGATTGTTATCATTGCATTACTTGTTTAATTCATCATAACAAGTTGCAATAGTCAACTGTTAGTATAGGCCTACGGGCTGCCTGTCAGTGTCTACAAACTGTTGGATCTGGCCTATGGTGTGGAACGAAAACTCAACAGTATAGCTACATGAAAAGCGGGCAAAATATAAAACCTATAACCTGAAGCAAAAACAAAATATTGTCGTGGGGTGAAAAGTCAAATTTCCCAATTTTTCATTTAGCGTTCCTCAGATGAAATCCATTGCTACAGAGCATGCTCAATTGCATTATAATGATTTAGTGTAAATTAGCTAGGCCtacaattaaaagtaaaaaactTACAAGCTCCGGAATGTAAAGAATGTCTGGAATAGTTGTGCATATCCCTACTCCGCTCGGCAAATTCCCTACAGTCGCAGTATTCGATGCCATGGTTGCGCTCTTCTGCTCACACACCTGAATGAACTAACGGTTGAACAGGTGCGCACGTCTTAAGAACCTACAGACTAGAAAAACCTGCTTTACCATCACGACACACCCGTAAAAGAAATGAATACTTTTGTCTTTAGGTTTCAGATGTTATCGATCATCAATGTTTTCTGGAGTTCGTTTAAAGTTGTTGTGGAAACTGCACGTATGAATTTTTGACCAGGTTGACTCATTAAACACCGCACCCTCGAAAATTGACTTTTCCACGTTTTGGGAGTGGGACACATATGTAGACTACGTTCAGAGTCGTCTATGATAGTCCACAACTACACTCATTAGTTGAATGATAGTGTTCTATTTAATGATCTAAATACAACACAAGTATTAACAAAAACTACGTTTCATGTGGTGAGTTGTGGTTTATGAAAAGCCTAAAAGCAAAGGAAAGtcaaatgaccaccacaaccCAAATTATGCACAAGCAATATGTTATGTGATGAAGGCAGACCCCGAATAGCTACCCTACTGGTGTAATAGTAGCTGTGTGCTGGAATAAAGCTTGTTTGTGGATTAATTTAACAATCATATTGTGCAACAGTTGTATAGAAAATATTGAGTTTGCCTGTATTAGCATGGGATCCTGATCCTGTATTTGGTTTACCTTATCCAGGACTTGCTATCCTTCCTCAAAATGAAGATACAAAgtccacagagacagacaactATTGTTCATAGCACATATAAGGAAACTGGTTTCCACTAAACTGCAGCTCAATGTTTGATGTGTGCTCATGTTAAAACCAGTTTTCTCTGATCCTTGATAGAGGGCTCAGAGAAGATTGAGACACATGGCGATGCCTATGTTACCTATACAGTCCATGGGGGGAAAAAACTTTC harbors:
- the LOC136965282 gene encoding myelin and lymphocyte protein-like, yielding MASNTATVGNLPSGVGICTTIPDILYIPELIFGGLVWILVACTLVVPANPQGWVMFVSVFCFVMTFIWLLVFACGGHHNSGKWAAADFAYHGLAAFFYLSASVALAKVTLDMKDEIPFQNYQLDISAVVFSYVATFLYFIHTILSAIRWKSF